In the genome of Streptomyces sp. V2I9, one region contains:
- a CDS encoding DUF1059 domain-containing protein: MTRKIADCRRYPSETHCTLTIAGEEDEVVRAASEHAASVHGHEDGPALREQVRGMLEDEKVSA, translated from the coding sequence GTGACCAGGAAGATCGCAGACTGCCGCAGGTATCCGAGCGAGACGCACTGCACCCTCACCATCGCCGGTGAGGAGGACGAGGTCGTCCGGGCCGCGAGCGAGCACGCCGCGTCGGTCCACGGACACGAGGACGGTCCCGCACTGCGCGAGCAGGTCAGGGGCATGCTGGAGGACGAGAAGGTGAGCGCCTGA
- a CDS encoding sigma factor-like helix-turn-helix DNA-binding protein, producing the protein MSDRAEHRDRLRALEFEAFVAGAGGRLLHTATLLTGEPSGPPGGYPRAERLLRAALARTYADWDRLRGGDPYDLARRELVLRFAREARRHQRPRGGLLERLTPVERLVLVLRMYEEVGEEQAAALLGLPGDRVRAVCARAVAALRSAGRGRGPASTARGGTGRPAPPGTAPGPRGAA; encoded by the coding sequence GTGAGCGATCGGGCTGAGCACCGGGACCGGCTCCGCGCCCTGGAGTTCGAGGCCTTCGTGGCGGGCGCGGGCGGCCGCCTGCTGCACACGGCGACGCTGCTCACCGGCGAACCGTCGGGGCCGCCCGGCGGGTACCCGCGGGCCGAGCGGCTGCTGCGCGCGGCGCTCGCCCGTACGTACGCCGACTGGGACCGGCTGCGCGGCGGCGACCCCTACGACCTGGCCCGCCGGGAGCTGGTCCTCCGTTTCGCCCGCGAGGCCCGGCGCCACCAGCGGCCCCGCGGCGGACTGCTGGAGCGGCTGACCCCCGTCGAGCGGCTCGTGCTGGTCCTGCGGATGTACGAGGAGGTCGGCGAGGAACAGGCGGCGGCGCTGCTCGGGCTGCCGGGCGACCGGGTCCGCGCGGTGTGCGCCCGCGCGGTGGCCGCGCTGCGGTCGGCCGGACGGGGACGGGGCCCGGCGTCCACCGCCCGCGGCGGAACGGGACGCCCCGCCCCACCCGGTACGGCTCCGGGGCCCCGGGGGGCGGCATGA